TGAGGATAGTATTGAGTTTAGAGCTTTTACTGAACTATACCACAAACTCACAAATGGGATCAAGTCTGGTTTGATGGATGTGTGCCTTCCAGCCTTCTCAAAACATCTTTTTCCCCCTGAAGTGAAAAGTAAAGTACTAGATAATGCTTCACTTTTAAGCATTGAACAAAGGGCCAATGTTATGCTGGAAGCTATTCACAATCTGATCAAGAATTGTCCATCCGTGTACGATGAATTTGCCGACATTTTGGTGACGATTCCTTCGATGAAATACTTAGCTGATGCGATGAAACAAAAGAAAGAAACACTAGCCAATTCAATGGACAGAAGACTGAGCTCTTACTTGATTATACCAAATACTACATCAGCACGCCTTGATTCAAGGATAGTGGAACTTGATTCGACCGCAGTAAGAGACTTAGTAGTAACAGATTTGGAAGTCTATCCTGATCCAATGGAACCTGTTGTGGAAGAGAGAACAGCTAACAAAGTTAACTGGAGTGATTGTGTAGAgctagcctcgtccccatgCCCAGCACTTCCTCCAAGGCCTGCGGAGAGGGCTAATGTTGCAGGGCCTGCCCAGACTGTGCCAACTGAAGATCAGCAAAGACAACAGTCTCTTTGGGAGCACTTCATTGAAGGTTTGTCATACAATGCCATGTTATTGCTATACTAGTCAATATActatgtacaacacattgCAGTGATTAAAAGTCTCTCTCGTTGCACTAAAGTACTTTTGTTTGGTAAGTCTAGTCTATATGACGTTTATAACTGAATTCGATTGACTTGTCAATTCCTCTGTTTGTAGGAATTTTTTTCGCTTGCTTATTCCTGATAGTATTTGGAATCACTGCAATAGGATTTGGTGAGCaatgtgataataattattattgcaacataattatagtacgtcTGTTACAGCTATAACAGATTGATTGATTTTGTGTTTTCAGGAATTGAACACTTGAATGGTTTTGTGTCTTGCAACACACCCGTCTATCCTGGAGTATTCTCCATCATATTTGGGATGTTACTCCTCTTTGCTGCTCTTACACTCGGACTATCGTACACGAGCACAACACTCATCATTGAGCTTGGCTGGATTGAAGACAACCAAGAAGAGAAGCTACGAGTACCAGTGTTTTGCATGGCATTAGGATTCGTTTCCCAGATGTTTGGAGCAATTTTATATATTATTGAGCTTGTATATTCCTTTGTATTGGCTACGTATGTATACAACTTTGATGGGTATGCAGAGCAAAATCCAGATGCAGTTTGCGAGGGATCGTTTTATGGACTTTTGTATGTGGAGTTACTTCTCATTCAGATACCATTTTTCGTAGCTTGTATCATTTTTATTATTCGAAGCATTGTTCTGGTAGTTTTGGCAGTATATAGAAAGTGATATTTGTGTGGTAAACATTGTGCGATTCaaagtagcctcgaatccaggccgattaaaatacggcctggtctcgaggctagattCAAAGCGGCGTGATTTCAAAGCCTCCGAGCTCGTTCTTTTGTTTCCTCTTTTATTACCTCTAATTTAGAGTCTAAAGGAGACCTTCTCCACGTGGTCGCGAGATTCACTATCAcagctatacagtacagtctaGTCTATTGAGCTATGGCGTCTCTCCAGCCGGTAAATATATTCCAGAGAGGAGCAGAGGAAGAGCGAGCAGAGACAGCAAGGCTGGTACGATAGGGTACAGGGTACGGGTAAGGGGAGTGGTcacatgtacattatcttGATGAACATTACACTATACTCTACTAGCTAGCAAGTCACTGACTGGGGATTGGAGAATGAATATTAAAAGCTTGTGGATATGTTATCTAGCCAGTAGCCTCGTGTACTGTAGCAGATCATCGTAGTTTAATATACGTTGGATTATCACACGTTTTAATAATAGTTTGCAAACAATTAACTTCTTGTGTTTTCCTCGTCCCCTGCAGTCCTCGTTTGTGGGTGCTATTGCCATCGGCGACCTCATCAAGTCCACCCTCGGACCAAAGGGaatggtatgtgtgtgtgtgtgtggtgtgaggggCGCAAAGTCCAATTGCCAGATAATAATACCATTCTTGAAATCGTTTTCATACACTAAAAACCTAACAATTGAAAAtattgaagatggcttcactttAATAACTCTTGCACAGGACAAAGTGCTTATCTGCAATGGTCCCCATGACAATGGTATCCAGGTAACCAACGACGGAGCCACCATCCTCAAGAGCATTGGTGTGGACAATCCTGCAGCAAAGTATacgattataataataatggtgtGATAATCATATTGTCTGTCTGTCCGTATAtagtacaatacatgtagtgatgttgttGCAGCTGCTACTAGTGATACAGGTCATGCATACGCCAGCTGGTTTGGCTCCTTCGCAAAGTTTTTCACCcgtaaaatattctagtacatgtaataattacatTTTACATATATGGGTTTAGAGTTCATAATGAGGTCACCTCCATACATGTGCATGGTAGCTCTGTAATGATTGGCTTCATGTTACAGTAATTcaacccacacaccacacacacacaccccccccccacacacacacacacacatctatcCATGACAACGGTATCCAGGTAACCAACGACGGAGCCACTATCCTCAAGAGTATTGGTGTGGACAATCCTGCAGCAAAGGTTCTAGTAGGTCAGTCAAGTGGGGGGAAATTTAGGAAGACTTATTAATTCATACAATCGAACTTCTAAATTTTTCGTAGGTAATGTACgtgcacacacctcacatgcacagacacagacacacacacacacagaaatctCCAAGGTTCAGGATGACGAGGTTGGAGATGGTACTACCAGTGTCACCATGCTAGCCTGCGAGCTGCTCagggtaagtgtgtgtgtatggagcGCACTCGTCTCTCCTCTGTTAAGATGGGTTAATTTTACACTAAAACTTTGATCTGAGCATATTATttgataggccttgtctagagctacagaatggaTATCTCAGTTTTGGTATTGATTGAAGTTATGGCCTCACAAAGTAGCTTACCAAAATTATTCGGTTTCAGAAAATACACTTTATTGGTACTTTTGTCAGTTTTACCCCCTCCTAAAACTTTGCCCTGAACATATCATGTGATCACCTcgtctagagctacagaacgTTTACAATATTGGGCACCCATTTCTTAAGTTATCCGTAATCGTGTGAAATGtgacccccacccacacacacacttttcaCACTCGTCACAGGAGGGGGAGAGTCTGATCTCACGAAAGATCCACCCTCAGACGattgtgagtgggtggaggagAGCGGTGGAATGTGCACGAGAGGCACTCACCAAGGTTGCCAGGGACAACAGTGCCGACACTACCAAGTTTGAGGAGGTCAGATCATGAAAACTGATAAAGTACATTTCTCTTTCCTAGTGATATTTGCCTGAATTATGAAGTGGTAGCTATTTTCAAATCCTCCATCTTACTCTGCTTCTTTACATGCTTTACATGAAGgttaatatatacatgcatatttgCCCAtgtaattgtggttttgctgttggCAATATTCTGTTGCAAGTACAATACACTGTAACAATATCTCTGGGTAGGGAAtaataggtgtggcttagtggttagggtggtggcttcgTAGATTAGGTTATAGATTAGGCGTGGGTTTgattccctcttgggggacttttcttcatttctttACAAATCGGTTAGTAATTTCCCAAAATTTTGAATACATCATACTCCTGCATGTCAAGTACATAATCAAGTTGCCTGTTTAGGTTCTGGGGCAATCTAATTGTGATTTGtttggcaattctctgttgcaagtgcactgcaaactctaagaggtggttagtaccagaAGCACATGACAGAGCGTCTTATCTcgggaatcgcatctcgtgcaagtttgcaaagcatgaccGCTAAGTGGGTCTGCAGGcgagtgctaattgagctgaTGGTGCAAGTATAGGTACTAGgtcaataaaagtgaaaagctacagctagctagttagctataggcctggtagtaagctctctcttctaagaaccCAAGTAAGATctctactgcaaaaacaaaacgcctagtatgtgttagCCTAGGTCTAGCAAATTTTCTCTTTACAAAGTAATTGGATATGCTCCTCTTTTAGAATTCTGTACCTCACCGATGAcagtctcttccatgatgtataccaacatccatcaaagatctagctattcattttagctctttctggctcaacctagctctcctgctgctaCAAAATCCGTTCtgatattcacaggctgaccgcgatctgtaattatgcctctgtgcgcatgcgcaagtgaggtatacggtagtgtgtgtgtgtgtgtgtgtagactgctacagctgctcaaggatgaatcaagtgcaagtaagagtttctataggcttctagtcatgttttcttggattttaattcgtggatttgcaaaataatgcttcgttctcgagttatgcctagttttgcttacttggaatgccattgcagcctttcagaagagcacgtagccaaacttgtttaccaagtgttgctactctacttagtagttagctctgcactaaaacgctagttattggtagctgcaagagtgagaagagaactgcaaggctctgctgacttgcagccattaattttaaaattttggcatcgattgtttttaacaacacaatcatggtcgatcattacccactatttgagtttccctgtgattctggattttgcatgcagtaaaatgctcatcatgataattataatcaatgtgtgtagcttagtagctttatgttgtgtagctttggcacctccaccgaggcatcagcacctgcggccGGTGCTCTCATAATTGTATTTCTTCCTTATTGTGTTCGTGCTGGAGCATGTTTGACTGTGTGTCCCCATTGCAGGGTTTCTACTGGCTTACCTCAATCTGATGGATTACTGTCATGTCACGGACCTGGGGATATCACATGTTAGTCACATGACCTCGCTGCAAGTACTGACTCTGAGTAGAACTAAACTGACGGATGAAGGAATGCCGTGTCTAATGGGTACGTTATAGTGGCTGAACTTAATCCcttataccataattatacatgtagcgcgaaattttcgaggtgcctaattttcgctgtttttgaGGGTTAGCAACTCTCTAACAAAAATTGTTCCAAGAACATAACGTCCGATTTCAAAGCTGAAAAATCCATTTGATAGATAATGCTGTATAATGTACTTAGTTAAATCAGCGATTTTTAGAGGCCCAAATCGTCCTTTTAAATTACATGTATCATACACATTGTACGTTTCTCTCCCTCTAGCATTGACTGGACTTCATGAGCTGAGTCTGGACAACACGCTGGTGACTGATGCTGGAGTCATGTGCCTTTCGTCTCTCACTCGATTGGACGTACTCAGCCTCTCAGACACTAAGTAAGTGGGTGTGAatgtgtgaggggtgaggtgggcggtagtgtgtgtatgtgtgtatgtgtgtagactagAGGGACAGTAAAATGTGTTAGTATTTATGCCCGTTGCATGTGCAGCCCTATATATAGATTGTATCAGATTCTTTGTATTTTTGTTTCCAGGGTGACCAGTCAGTTTATCCTGGACGGGTGCCTGGACGcactgggcatgctcagtaAGCTCAACCTCAGTCGTACAACGGTGTGTGATAGTGGGATGACCAGACTAC
The Halichondria panicea chromosome 14, odHalPani1.1, whole genome shotgun sequence DNA segment above includes these coding regions:
- the LOC135347926 gene encoding T-complex protein 1 subunit beta-like isoform X2 is translated as MASLQPVNIFQRGAEEERAETARLSSFVGAIAIGDLIKSTLGPKGMDKVLICNGPHDNGIQVTNDGATILKSIGVDNPAAKYTIIIIMVTNDGATILKSIGVDNPAAKVLVEISKVQDDEVGDGTTSVTMLACELLREGESLISRKIHPQTIVSGWRRAVECAREALTKVARDNSADTTKFEEGFYWLTSI
- the LOC135347926 gene encoding uncharacterized protein LOC135347926 isoform X1, encoding MAAAVSTASEDSIEFRAFTELYHKLTNGIKSGLMDVCLPAFSKHLFPPEVKSKVLDNASLLSIEQRANVMLEAIHNLIKNCPSVYDEFADILVTIPSMKYLADAMKQKKETLANSMDRRLSSYLIIPNTTSARLDSRIVELDSTAVRDLVVTDLEVYPDPMEPVVEERTANKVNWSDCVELASSPCPALPPRPAERANVAGPAQTVPTEDQQRQQSLWEHFIEVIKSLSRCTKVLLFGIFFACLFLIVFGITAIGFGIEHLNGFVSCNTPVYPGVFSIIFGMLLLFAALTLGLSYTSTTLIIELGWIEDNQEEKLRVPVFCMALGFVSQMFGAILYIIELVYSFVLATYVYNFDGYAEQNPDAVCEGSFYGLLYVELLLIQIPFFVACIIFIIRSIVLVVLAVYRK
- the LOC135347926 gene encoding uncharacterized protein LOC135347926 isoform X3; its protein translation is MDYCHVTDLGISHVSHMTSLQVLTLSRTKLTDEGMPCLMALTGLHELSLDNTLVTDAGVMCLSSLTRLDVLSLSDTKVTSQFILDGCLDALGMLSKLNLSRTTVCDSGMTRLQLPSLTMLNVNWTCVTEMTSLDTLRRGCPLLEVLGNSNIGQPLPGQPPIDEEDNQ
- the LOC135347926 gene encoding T-complex protein 1 subunit beta-like isoform X4, translating into MASLQPVNIFQRGAEEERAETARLSSFVGAIAIGDLIKSTLGPKGMDKVLICNGPHDNGIQVTNDGATILKSIGVDNPAAKVLVEISKVQDDEVGDGTTSVTMLACELLREGESLISRKIHPQTIVSGWRRAVECAREALTKVARDNSADTTKFEEGFYWLTSI